From a region of the Basfia succiniciproducens genome:
- the rpsT gene encoding 30S ribosomal protein S20 — protein sequence MANIKSAKKRAVQSEKSRQHNASQRSMMRTYIKKVYAAVAAGEKAAAQAAFVEMQKVVDRMASKGLIHANKAANHKSKLVAQIKKLA from the coding sequence TTGGCTAATATCAAGTCAGCAAAAAAACGTGCGGTTCAATCAGAAAAAAGCCGTCAACACAACGCAAGTCAACGTTCAATGATGCGTACATACATCAAGAAAGTATACGCAGCAGTAGCAGCAGGTGAAAAAGCAGCTGCTCAAGCAGCATTTGTAGAAATGCAAAAAGTTGTAGACCGTATGGCTTCTAAAGGCTTAATCCATGCTAACAAAGCGGCTAATCACAAATCTAAATTAGTTGCTCAAATCAAAAAATTAGCGTAA